The following DNA comes from Mycobacteroides immunogenum.
CAACAGATCATCCGCTGTGTCGCGGATGTACTCGGTGATCTCACGCACCAACGGGGTATCGGGGATTTCAATTCCGGCAATGTCGGTCATGGCATGTCCTTCGTGTCGTGAAACTCTGTCTCCTACGAGTCTGTGGGCCCCCAGACCGCAGGTGATAGGTGTCCAACCGTCATCGATCCCACAGATCCGGACATGTGCACGAGCGTGCATCTGCGATCCTGGGGGCATGTCCGATGAGCGGCTGGTCATGATCGTCGTGTTCGACGGCATGAAGCTGCTTGACTTGGCGGGACCCGCCGAGGTGTTCGCCGAGGCCAACCGATTTGGTGCCAACTACCGGCTGGTGGTCGCGTCCGTCGATGGCCAGGATGTGGCCACGTCCATCGGATCGCCCTTCTCGGTGGCCGCAACGATCGACTCCATCGAGTCGGCAGACACCGTGCTCGTGGCGGGCGGCGACGTCCTGATCGGCCGCCCGCTCGACACCGCGCTGGTCGACGCGTTGGGCCATGTGCAGGCACGCTGCAGGCGGATCGCATCGATTTGCACCGGCGCCTTCCTGCTGGCACAGGCGGGAGTGCTGAACGATCGCCGTGCCACCACACACTGGCGCCACACCGGCCTGCTGCAACGCGCCTTCCCCAACACCACCGTCGAACCCGATGCGATATTCGTCAGGGATGCAAACGTTTTCACCTCGGCAGGGGTATCAGCGGGCATCGATCTGGCCTTGGCCCTGGTCGAGGACGACCACGGTTCTGACATGGTCCGGGACGTGGCACGGTCACTGGTCGTCTACCTCAAACGAGCAGGAGGGCAATCACAGTTCTCCGTCTTCGTGGAGTCGGCGCCACCCGCGGGTTCGGCGCTGCGTCCGGCTACCGACGCGATAGCCGCCGATCCCGCCGCCGACCACAGCGTGGCCAAGCTGGCCGCGCGGGCCGCACTCAGCGCGCGCCAGCTCACCCGGCTCTTTCACACCGAACTGGGTATCACCCCGGCGCGATACGTGGAGCTCGTCCGCATAGATACCGCGCGCGGGGCGTTGGATGCCGGCAGCACTGTCGCCGAGGCCGCCCGGATCGCCGGGTTCGGGAGCTCGGAAACGCTGCGGCGAGTGTTCGTCGGCGAGCTGGGTGTCTCACCGAAGGCCTACCGCGACCGATTCCGCACCGCGGCACGCTAGTGGCCGCGTGCTACCCACTCGTCGTAGTGCACGATCTCGTCGCCAATCGTGGTGGTGTCGCCGTGGCCCGTGTAGACCACGGTGTCCTCGGGCAGCGGGCCGAGCCGGCCCGAAATGGATCGCAGAATGGTCGGGAAATCGGAGAACGACCTCCCGGTAGCACCCGGGCCGCCCTGGAACAGCGTGTCCCCCGAAAAGACCGAGCGCAGCTCGGGCGCGTACCAGCACACCGATCCCGGTGAGTGGCCCGGCGTGTGCAAGGCGTGCAGCTCCAGGCCACCGACCGGCAGCACCATATCGTCCTGAACCTTGCGGAAGTCCTTGTCCGGATGCGTCATTCGCCACAGGACCTCGTCCCCAGGATGCAGCAGCACCGGAGCGTCCAGCGCTTGACCCAGCTCTGGAGCGACGGTGATGTGATCGTTATGGCCGTGAGTGCATACCACCGCGACCACATTGCGGCCCGCGACCGCCTCGATGATCGGTTCCGCGGAATGGGCGGCGTCGAAAACCACCACATCGTCACCTTCGCCAACGATCCAGATGTTGTTGTCGACTTCCCAACTGCCGCCGTCAAGTTCGAAGGTTCCGCGAGTTATGACCCGTTCGATTCCACTCATTCATCGACCTTTCGCATGCCCTCAGTATCGCGGATCACCCCAGCACCGTTCTATGGCACGCCACGGATCTGCGAACTGTCCGCCGAGACCACGGTACGGCGACCGCGACTTCAACCCGGCTCGCACGATCGGGACCAACAACCGCAGCGGGGCGCGTCTCCACCCCACCGCAGCGCTGGTCTCCGCGTGCATCGCGTGCAGTGAATGACTCTGGAATGCAAGGACTTCCTGGGAGCGTTGGGTATCCATCCAATCGGTGGCGAACCATGCTCCGTCCTTGTCCGGATCTCCGCGGCGCCCTGGTGGGATGCCGCCGGCAAGCCCCATGGCCGCGGCCGTTTCCGACGCGACCGCCAGCTGGGTGGTGCGATGGGACTCGTCGCCACCGATGAGAAACACCTCGCCGATATGGCTTGTTGTTATCGCGGCACAGAAGGCACTGGCGACATCGCGCACGTCGACGGTCTGGATGCGGCCGTCGGCCGGAAGGACCGCCTCGAACCGCACCAAGTTGGGATCGATGCTCCAGCGCGGTGCCGCCGTCAGTACACCGCCAAGCCGCAACACCACCCAGTCAAGCCCCGACGCCCTGACGAGTTCTTCTGCCGCGACCTTATGGGCACCGTAAAGGTCGCTCGGACACACCGGCGTATTCGCCGTCAGCAATTCGTTGTCGCGATAGGGATTACGCGCCCCATAGACCGCGACGCTGGAGGCGAGGACGAAACGTGAGGGTGACGGCAGCCGCGAAGCCGCGGCGATCAAATGCCCCACAGCTTCGACGTTGACCTGCTGTGCCAGCGAGCGATTCATGTAGCAGAAAGGTGGGATCAGCGCGGCCAGGTGAACGATTGCCCGTGGGGCGACGGACCCCAGCAAGGACTCGACCTCTGCACCGGAGGTGAGGTCTGCCCAGCGCACCTCGGCACCGCGGGGCAGGCGCTGCGCGCTGCGCAAATTGGCCGAGGTGCGCAGGTCAGTGGCGACCACGGGGTATCCCTGGGCGGCCAGTGTTGCCACGACCTGCGACCCGACCAATCCGAACGCACCGGTCACCAGGATTTGACTGTCGCCCACGCATACCTCCGATAGACAGGTGTCCACTATCGCCCAGAAACCAGACACCTGTCCAGCAGGCCTAGGCGCTGACCACCGCGGCGGCCCGCCGGGCGTAGTCCGGGGCGTGTTCGGGTCGCACACCGATGCCAATGAAGTACGCCGGGATCACGGTGAGCCACCGGAAACGGGAGATGATCGGCAATAGCCGCCCAGCACCGCTGAGCTTCCTACCGGTGAAAATCGGGTCCAGCAGATACCGGTGCGCCACGAGCTGAACGGCCTGGGTGACCACCGCTGGGAACATGCGCCGGCCCTGCACTGCGGCCAAATCCTCACGGGTAAGGCGCTTGTGACGCAGCGGCTCGGCGAGGATGCGCGCCGCCGCAACGGCGTCTTGCACCGCGAGGTTGATCCCCACACCACCCAAACCCGACATCGCGTGGGCCGCATCGCCTATGCACAGCAGCCCGTCGGTGTACCAGCGGGACAACCGGTTGACCCGAACGTCCAGCAGTTTGACCTCATCCATGGATTCGATCTCGTCGACCACATCGGCCAGCTCGGGCACCACATCGGCAAGGTCGCGGCGGAACGCCTCGACACCCCGCGCCCGCAACCGCGCGTCGTCGCCCTTGCGTATGAACTGGGGAATCTGCAGGTAGCCCTGTCGCGGGATGATCCCGAGCAGTTTTCCGTCCTTGAAGCGCGGGACCAGCTCCTCGCCGATTCCCGGCACCCGCGGCGCGCGGAACCACCAGATGTCGGTGCCCACCGCGAATTCGCGGGGCACGAGCCCGGCTTCCCGACGGCACAGCGACCAGCGTCCGTCGCACACGAGGGTCAGATCCGCACGCAGCTCACCGGCGCCGTCCGGGCTCTCATACTGGACACCGGCAACCCGGCCGGACTCATCCCACAGCAAGCCGGTCACCTCGTGACGCATGCGCAGGTCGAAATCCGGTTCCTCCCTTCCCGCTTCGGCCAACATGTCCAGCAGGTCCCATTGCGGCACCATTGCGATGTAGGGGTGCGGGGTACGTAGCCGAGTCAAATCGGCCATCGGGACCCGTCGGCCATCCGGCGTGGTCACCATCATCCGCTGAAGCTTTGTGTGGGGCAGTTTGTCGAATCGTTCGAACAGGCCCAGCTCGTCGAGCACCTGCAGGGTGGATGGGTGCACGGTGTCGCCCCGAAAGTCTCGTAAGAAGTCTCCGTGCTTTTCCAGCACGACCACCTCCACCCCGGCCCGGGCTAGGAGCAAGCCCGCGAAAATCCCTGCCGGACCGCCACCCACCACGACACATGTCGTCTTCTCGCTCATGTTCTCGCCCCTTCCAGGTATTCACTCACCGTTGAAATTCAAGTACAGATTACATTTAATCAAGTTCCATGTCTAGGGGTATCATCGGACTGTGACCTCAGCAAAGGCAGCTACCCACGTCACGGAAGACTTGGTGAACGCGGCGCTGCAGGCGGCGCACACACTGGGCAAGGACGTCGCGGACGTGCCCCTGGTGGAAGTCGCCCGCGCCGCCGGGGTGTCCCGAAGCACGCTGTTGCGCCGTTTGGGTGGCACCCGGCAGGCCCTGGACGCCGCGGTGCGAGAGACGGGTGTCGACCCGGGAGGCCGGGCGCCGGTGCGCGAGCGTGCGACCTTCGCCGCTGCTGAACTGATCGACGAACGCGGTTTGGCAGCAGTCACTCTGGAAGCGGTGGCGGCCAGAGCGGACTGCTCTGTACACAGTCTCTATGCCACGTTCGGTGGCCGAGACGAACTGATGCGGGCCACCTTCGACAGGTTCGGGCCCATCGTGGACATCGAAGACACCGTGGCCGATCCATCAGCCGATACGGAAGAGAAGCTGCACCGCATCTATCAGCGCCTCGCGGAGGCTTTCAGCCACAAGCCCCGGGTCATGCCCGCGATGTATGCCGAGATCATTTCGCGCCCCTCCGATCCCTCGGTGCGCAAGCTCATCGAGCACAACGCACCACGCATGCTCGCCAGCGTCGGTCAGTGGCTGTCCAGTGAGATTGCCGCGGGCCGCATTCGGGATCTGCCGGTTCCTGTGCTGACGCAACAGCTCATCGCGCCCGTCGTCATGCATACCGCTTTCCGCCCCGCGGCGGAGGGAGTGCTCGGATTGGACTTCCCGGACATTCAAGAAGTCTGCAAGATGTTCGCCGAGGCCTTCCTCCATGGCGTCCGGGTTCCGGCGGCGCCGCGTGGCTAGTGTCATTTCATGACAACGGCGTTCGTGCTCTCCGGTGGAGCCAGCCTGGGCTCGATCCAGGTGGGCATGCTGCTCGCCATGGCCGAGGCCGGCATCACGCCCGACCTGATCGTCGGAACGTCGGTCGGGGCCCTCAACGGCGGCTGGATCTCCTCACGGCCCGACGTTGACGGCATCAACGGCCTGGCCGACCTGTGGCGGTCCCTCTCGCGTAAGGACGTATTTCCCACCAATCTTTCGGTGGGATTCCTTGGCTTCATCGGCCAGCGGCAAAGCCTGGTATCGGACTCGGGGCTGCGACGTCTCCTCAAGGAACACTTACTGTTTCGCAGGCTTGAAGACGCACCGATCCCTCTGCATGTGGTCGCGACCGACGTACTCACCGGCAAGGACGTCCTGCTGTCCAGCGGGAATCCGATCGACGCCATCGCCGCCAGTGCCGCGGTCCCCGCGGTGTTGCCGCCGGTACGGATCGTCGGGCGCGACCTCATGGACGGCGGCGTGGTGAACAACACCCCGCTCTCGCACGCCGTGGCACTCGGCGCCACCGAGATCTGGGTGCTGCCCACCGGATATGCCTGTGCTCTCACCGAAACACCCAGGGGTGCAGTGGCTATGGCTTTGCATGCGATGACTCTGGCCATCAACCAGCGCCTGGTCGCCGATGTGAGTCGATTCGAGGGTAGCGTCGATCTACGAGTGGTGCCGGGGCTATGCCCGGTCCGTACCTCACCGGCAGATTTCTCGCACGCCGACGAACTCATCGGCCGCGCACGCGAACAGACCCGCAGATGGCTACTCATGCCGAGATTCAAGATCAATCAGGCCGATCTGCTGGAACACCACCACAACTGAGTGCCGGGCGCCTCGCCCTAGCCATAGGACTCAGCACTCAAAGCCTCGTCGAATAAAGCGACTACTACAGTGGCGGCATGGAGCTCTACGACGTCATGCGCACAACATTCGCTGCACGTGAGTTCACCGGGGAGCCGCTGCCCGACAACGTGTTAGACCGCATCCTGGACAACGCCCGATTCGCGCCGAGCGGCGGCAATCGTCAGGCCGGTCACATCATTGTGGTGAACGACCCGAATATGCGAGAGAGCCTCGCCAAGGCGACAGCGCCAGGTGCACGCCGGTATTTCGCGCAGATCAAAGCCGGAGAGTCACCGTGGAACCCGGTCAGCCCCACCACCGTCAGCGCAGCATCCATCGCCGCCACCGCGGTTCCCGAGTCGGTGCTCAGCCCACTGCGCACCGCGTCGGTTGTCCTTGTCGTCTGCGTCGACCTGCGATTGATCGCCGCGACGGATCAGGACCTGCATCGTGTCGGGGTCATCAGCGGTGCTTCGATCTACCCCTTGGTGTGGAACATCCTGCTGTCCGCGCGGGCAGAGGGATACGGCGGCACCCTGACCACCATGGCAGTGGCACAAGAACCTCAGGTGCGTGACCTGCTGGGTATCCCCGATACCCATGCGGTCGCAGCAGTCTTGCCCATCGGCAAACCGGTCAAACAACTGACGAAGCTACGTCGCAATGGTGTCGATGAGTTCGTCACCCGCGAAAGGTTCGACGGGGCACCGTACCTCACCGGGAACAGCTGAGCTTCTGAGCGTGAGTAGCGCTTATCTTCTGGTGTCATGCGGCATCGTGGAAGACCAGACCCAAGGTGTACCGGGTACCGCTGCGGATCACTGATACCCCGTGCCGCACCGGTGCCGCCGACCAGCCACGCACCGATTGCACCGGCCGATCCCGGGTAGTGAAAACCAGCCCATGTCCGTGCGGGATTGTCACGGCAGTTCCGCGCGATTGAGCCCGGGGGCGCTGCTCATAGAGCAGAAACTCCCCACCCGTATGGTCGACATCCGGGGTGCTGAGATTGACGACCACTTGGAGCGGAAATATCAATTCGCCGTAGAGATCTCGATGCAACGCGTTCCAGTCACCCACGCCATACTTGAGCAAGATGACCGTCGACTTGTCCTGCCCCGCGTCATGGCACATTCGCAGCCATTGGTCTAGATCATCGGGCCAGGGGGCCCGTCGACCAAGCCGGCCCCACCAATCTCGTGCGATGGGAAGCAATCTGGGATACAGCGCGTGCTTCAGCGCCACCACTGCCTCGGGATAGGGCTGAGCGAAGTATCGATACTCACCTTCCCCGAAACGGTGCCTGCTCATGTTGACCGTCGAGCGAAATCGGCTCGCATCGGAATACAGCCCCGCAATCTCGGCAGCCTCCCCGGCGGTCAGCAGTTGCCCAGTGATGGCGCACCCCAGAGCATCCAAATCAGCCTGAACACGGCACCAGTCGGTGCCATCGACTCTTTCTCGCCACGAACTCATGCAACGCGCTCCAGGTCAAGCAACAGTCGTTTGGCTTCCACCCCGCCGAGGTAGCCGCCCATCGTGCCATCACTGCGCACCACCCGATGGCACGGCACCACAACCGGCAGCGGGTTGGTCGCGCACGCGGTGCCCACTGCGCGAACAGCTTTCGGGTTACCGGCGAGTTTGGCCACCGCGGCATAACTTGCGGTCTGCCCGTAGCCGATCTCGTGTAAGTGATGCAAGACTGTGCTGCGAAATCCTGCCGACAAGCGCCAGTCCAGCGGCACTCCGAAGTCGTGGCGGGCGCCCGCGAAATATTCATCGAGTTCTCGGGCCACCGCGTCAAGACGCCCTGGTACATACAAGATGCGGGGGCTGATCTTGTCCGCGAGATGCTGCAGAACCGCGTCGTGGTCCTCGCGGGCGTAGGCGACACGAATGAGACCTTGCTCGGTGGCCGCCACCAAGAGCGGCCCAACCGGTGCGTCGAGAACCCGGTAGGCGATGTCTAGGACGGCGTCGCGCTGGGCCGCCGCGGCCAAACGGGCCCGAAGTTCGGACAGCTTGTCGGCATCGTCGCCGACGCGCACCAGGCTATGAATGAATTCAGTGTTGTTCATTGTGCTCTCCCAGGTAGGGCATATGTGCGTCTGAGCGCGGCGATGCCGTCGGCGGCCGCCCGACGCGAGGCAGCTGCGCTGCCACCGAGAATCGCGGCTACGTCGTTGTAGGGCAGACCGGCCAGGTAGTGGTAGGCAACCGCGTGTTTCTGTTTGTCGGGCAAACGATCCAAGGCCTCGATCAGATCGTCGTCAGGTTCAGCGTCCGGAGCCGTCGGCGTCTCGGGGACGGCATCGGTGGGAATCGCTCGCCGGGTACGGGCGCGGGTGATGTCGACCGACTTTCGATGCGCGATCGTCACCAGCCAAGCCTCGATGTTCGCATCGGCAGGAAGGTCCGGATAGGCCTTCATGGCAGCCAGAAAGGTGTCCGACCATGCGTCGTCCGCATCGGTCGGTCCGACAACAGCGCGGCACACCCGCAACACCGTGGGGCCGTGATCGCTCACCACGGTCTCGAAGGGCTGTTTGGCTTTCACACTGGGTAGACGCTCCTGCGCACGGTTTCGTGAGGTCTCAATGTTGCCCGATCCTGCGCGTTCCAAGTCCAAGAGATAGCGTTTGCGGCCCCGGTAGTGATGCGGTGACCCCGCCGGCGTCACTCACGCTGTCACGAATATCGGAGATCACACTGATTTCCCCAGGCAGCCTCGTGTTTGATCGAATGGACGTGCCAGTCAGCGATCTGAAACGAGCAACCCGTGAACGCACAAGACGAACCGGACACCGCACCGGACGAAACAGATACCGCTATGCCTGAGGAGACAAACACCGAGGCTCCGGCATTGATCACCGCAGCCGGGTTGGGCGTGGACGGCGAGCACGGTCCGCTCTTCTCGGGCATCGACCTCGAACTCTCCGCTGGCTTTCATGCCATCCAGATGCCTGGTGGCCCCGGACAGCACTGCCTGCTGCTCGCCCTGGCCGGCCGGCTCCAAGCGAGCCACGGCACCGTCACCGTGATGGGCGACAGCCAACCGCGGGCAATCCGTCGGCACTGCGCTATCGCCGCGTTCGCCGATATCGACGAGCTTGAAGAAACCGTGACGGTCCAGACCGTGCTCTCCGAACAACGCAACTGGCTCGCGCCGTGGTTCTCCCGTGTCCCCACCGGCTCCGGGCGCGACAAGCTGCACGAGGTGTTCGGCGAGCTCCCGCCTCCCTCGGGCGAGACATTCATTGTCGAACTGTCCGACCTGGATCTGTTTTTGCTGCGCATCACCCTGGCGCTGCTCTCGGACCGGCCCATCCTGGTGGTAGGCGACTTGGAACAGGTGCGTGACAACGCGCGCCGGACCCTGGCGGTCGAGCGGCTCGGCGTGATCGCGCAAAGCCGCACCGTAGTTGTCGGGGTGACCAACCCGCTGGGCGCCGAGGCACCCATCCATGACTTACACGATCACCGCATCCTCACCGGGAGGGACTAGCCCATGCTCGCTGGACTCGCATTCGGCTCAGAAATAAAGCGTTTCGGGCGCAGTCGCATGACGCGCGCCGCCATCGTGGTTCTCATGCTGCTGCCGCTGGTGTACGGCGCGCTGTATCTATGGGCCTACTGGGACCCCTTCGGCCACGTGAACAAGATGCCAGTGGCGCTGGTCAATGCCGACAAGGGCGCCACCGTTTCCGGCCAACACGTCAACATCGGCGAGGAGATCTCCAAGAGCCTGACCGCCGACGGCAGTATGGATTGGCACGTCCTGAGCCTGGACGAGGCACGCAGTGGAGTCGACCACGGGAACTACTACTTCATGTTGGAGCTGCCGCCGGACTTCAGTGAGGCCATCGCCTCACCGCTGACCGGAGAACCCAAGCAGGCCAACCTGGTTGCCGTGTACAACGATGCCAACAACTACATCTCCTCCAGCATCGGGCGCACTGCCATCGATCAGGTCCTCAACGCCGTCTCCACCCGCATCTCCGGACAGGCCGTCAATCAGGTTCTTTCCGTAGTAGTTTCGTCGGGCACCGGTATTCAACAGGCCGCCGACGGCGCTCGACAGCTCGCTGACGGCGCGGCGAAGGTCGATGACGGTGCCGGTCAACTGGCTACCGGGCTGCACACCGCGCGGCCCGGATCGGCGCAACTTGCCACCGGGGCCAAACAGCTGTCCGACGGCATCACCCAAGCTACCGATCCCTTACTCACCGTGAGCAAGGCCGTCGCTAACATCGGCGGAAGCACCGACAAACTGCAGCAGGGCACCGAAGCGCTCCGGCAGGCCAATGATCAAATCGACGGCATCGCAAAAGCACAGGACAGCGCCGCCAATGCACTCACCGCGGTGATCGATCAGCTCGCCGGACGGCAGGATCCGGCCGCCAACACCCTGCGCGGAATACAAGATCAGCTGCGTGAGCATCAGTTCACGCCCCAGGTTCGTCAACAGCTGACCGATGCCGAGAACGCCTCCATCGCGATGACCGAGACACTCCGCGGACCGGGCAGCCCGCTGAAGTCCGCGCTCGATCAGGTCGGCGGCAAGGGGCAGGAACTCACCAACAAGCTCAATCAGATGCGCAACGGGGCACAGCAGCTCGCCACCGGGAACGCACAATTGGCCAGCGGGATCGCCCGAATGGACGACGGTGCGCAACAACTAAAGTCGGGCACCGCGCAGCTGCGGTCTGGTTCGGCCGAACTGGCAACCAAGCTCACCGACGGCGCCAAGCAGGTGCCCACCTGGAGCAATCAGCAGAAGGACGCCATCGCCGACACCATCGGCGGCCCCGTCCATCTGGAGACCTCGCACGAGAATGCCGCACCCAACTTCGGCACCGGAATGGCACCGTTCTTCGTCACGCTCGCCTTGTTCTTCGGGGCACTGGTTCTATGGATGATATTGCGGCCCTTGCAGACTCGGGCCATCGCCGCAGAGATCCTCCCCCTCCGCGTAGCGTTGTCCAGTTATCTGCCGGCCGCAACCATCGGGATCTTCCAAGCGATCATCCTGTACTGCGTGGTCCGATTCGCCCTGGGAATGCATGCCGCGCACCCCGTCGCGATGCTGGCCTTCATGGTGCTGATCTCCTTCGCGTTCGTCGCCGCGACCCAGGCCGTCAATGCGCTGGTGGGGCCTGCCGTCGGCCGTGTACTGCTGATGGCATTGCTCATGCTGCAACTGGTGAGCGCTGGCGGAATGTATCCCGTGGAGACCACGTCGCGGCCGTTCCAGATTCTGCACAAGTACGACCCCATGACCTACGGTGTCGACGGATTACGTCAGCTGATCCTCGGAGGCATCGACGGTCGGCTCTGGCATGCGGTGGTCACGCTGCTCTTCATTCTCCTGGGCGGCCTACTCATCACCAGCCTGTCCGCCCGGCGCAATCAGTTGTGGAATCTGACGCGGCTGCTGCCTTCGATCAAGATGTGAGCTGATCCGCTGCGACGGACTTACGCTGCGACCGCGACATGGCCAGCCGCCGCTCGCGAGTCGTCATCGCACCCCAAACTCCGTGGGGTTCATCAGTTCTTATGGCATGAGCCGCGCACTGCATGCGCACGGGACACTCGTTGCATATCTGCTTGGCCTGCACCTCGTACTGCTTACGCAGGGCACCACGCTGGGTTTCGGCGTAGTAGAAGATATCCGTCGAAACTCCGCGACAGGCCGCTTTGACCTGCCACTCCATTTCGTCCAGCCCCGCTGCCGCGGCGCGAAACTTTGGTCGCGTCACGGCCTTGCTCCAGACCGCCGGCAAGCATTCGGGTGCGTCGAAGCCATCCGCATCCACCGAGTGTGGAACCAACCGCCACCGGGACGCCATGGCCACTGTGGACAAATCGCACCGGGAAATTAATCAGACTGGCTCTAGGATTCGACTGCGCCAACCGCTATCCTGCGCGCGGTCTCGCCTCCACCTGCAGACGCCACAATGGTCCAGGCAGCGATTGTGCTCGCCGCGGCGACGCCAAGACAAATCACGGCGTACCACAGGCTGCCGATCGGATCACCCGTGGCGGTAACGCCGTTCGTGGCCCCGAAGTAGTCCGGTAGCGCGGCGGCCCACAACACCGTCATCACCGTCAGGTAGCCGCCGGCATAGATCAGGATCGCCGGATGCGTGAGGTAGCCATCCGTGCCGTCACGGCGAAGAGCCAACCATTGTTTGATGAGCACGGGTACAGCCAGTGTCACCAGGACGATCAGCTCCAGGGCGTACACAACACCAACCACAGTGGTGCTTCCCGATATCGCGCCCGCGACGGTCGCGGGCAGCGGCAGCACTGCGGTGCCGATCGACGCCAGCACACCAATACTCACCGTGCGCCAGACGATCTGGCCCCCCGTGAAGGATCGCCCCGCGTCCACATGGCGCCCGACAAACATCTGTGCGCAGAACGCCAGGGACATCGGCCATAGCGCGGCGAAAACTACGACACTGCCCATGGGCACCGAGTCGAAGAACGGCTTGTTCAGCGGATTGTCCAGAGTCCATTCCCACCAACGCAATTGGGGACCCAGGTGGTCGAAGATCTCATAGAACGCGTGGTGGATCAGCCCCACGCAGGCCGCGCCGATCAGCGCGCCATAGCGCCGGAAGACTCCGAGCGTCCTGACAATCTCAAAGGCCACCGTCGCCATCATCGGATAGATGGCGATGATGTACAGCGGCAGTCGGCCCCACAGAAAGTCCACCGTGAATACATTGTGCGCGAACATCGTGTCGACGTGATCGCTGATGCCGAACGCACCGGGGAAATACAGCGGCGGCTCAATGATCAACAAGTAGGCGATCGCTCCGAACCACACCGCGATGTTGGTTGGATCGTTGTGGCGGCGCAGTCTGACGATCGCGTAGATCAAGGCCAACACGGCTCCCGCGATCACGGTCAGCTCCAACACCGGTAACGTCCAGTTCTCCAGCGAGAACGGGCTGCGCACCGCGGCGATACCTCCCGCGGTGTCACACGAGAACCCCAGCCGCGCTGCCAATTCGGCGAAAGTCGGCGCACAGAGATCAGACATGCTCAGACTCCCACCCGCGCCGTCTGACCTGCCGTGTACCACTGCGTCACCTC
Coding sequences within:
- a CDS encoding methylated-DNA--[protein]-cysteine S-methyltransferase, translating into MNNTEFIHSLVRVGDDADKLSELRARLAAAAQRDAVLDIAYRVLDAPVGPLLVAATEQGLIRVAYAREDHDAVLQHLADKISPRILYVPGRLDAVARELDEYFAGARHDFGVPLDWRLSAGFRSTVLHHLHEIGYGQTASYAAVAKLAGNPKAVRAVGTACATNPLPVVVPCHRVVRSDGTMGGYLGGVEAKRLLLDLERVA
- a CDS encoding RNA polymerase sigma factor — protein: MKAKQPFETVVSDHGPTVLRVCRAVVGPTDADDAWSDTFLAAMKAYPDLPADANIEAWLVTIAHRKSVDITRARTRRAIPTDAVPETPTAPDAEPDDDLIEALDRLPDKQKHAVAYHYLAGLPYNDVAAILGGSAAASRRAAADGIAALRRTYALPGRAQ
- a CDS encoding YhgE/Pip domain-containing protein, with translation MLAGLAFGSEIKRFGRSRMTRAAIVVLMLLPLVYGALYLWAYWDPFGHVNKMPVALVNADKGATVSGQHVNIGEEISKSLTADGSMDWHVLSLDEARSGVDHGNYYFMLELPPDFSEAIASPLTGEPKQANLVAVYNDANNYISSSIGRTAIDQVLNAVSTRISGQAVNQVLSVVVSSGTGIQQAADGARQLADGAAKVDDGAGQLATGLHTARPGSAQLATGAKQLSDGITQATDPLLTVSKAVANIGGSTDKLQQGTEALRQANDQIDGIAKAQDSAANALTAVIDQLAGRQDPAANTLRGIQDQLREHQFTPQVRQQLTDAENASIAMTETLRGPGSPLKSALDQVGGKGQELTNKLNQMRNGAQQLATGNAQLASGIARMDDGAQQLKSGTAQLRSGSAELATKLTDGAKQVPTWSNQQKDAIADTIGGPVHLETSHENAAPNFGTGMAPFFVTLALFFGALVLWMILRPLQTRAIAAEILPLRVALSSYLPAATIGIFQAIILYCVVRFALGMHAAHPVAMLAFMVLISFAFVAATQAVNALVGPAVGRVLLMALLMLQLVSAGGMYPVETTSRPFQILHKYDPMTYGVDGLRQLILGGIDGRLWHAVVTLLFILLGGLLITSLSARRNQLWNLTRLLPSIKM
- a CDS encoding WhiB family transcriptional regulator, which gives rise to MASRWRLVPHSVDADGFDAPECLPAVWSKAVTRPKFRAAAAGLDEMEWQVKAACRGVSTDIFYYAETQRGALRKQYEVQAKQICNECPVRMQCAAHAIRTDEPHGVWGAMTTRERRLAMSRSQRKSVAADQLTS